In a single window of the Bacillota bacterium genome:
- a CDS encoding PIN domain-containing protein, whose translation NVLSVDREVARRAAEIRRDQAAQGRTPGMADCLIAATAELKGLKVATSNVKDFPSVEVVLPGAPAVPGG comes from the coding sequence AATGTGCTCTCCGTAGACCGCGAGGTTGCGAGGCGCGCCGCGGAAATCCGCCGCGACCAGGCCGCGCAAGGGAGGACACCGGGAATGGCCGACTGCCTCATCGCAGCGACTGCCGAGCTGAAGGGCCTTAAGGTGGCAACCTCGAATGTTAAGGACTTCCCCAGCGTCGAGGTGGTTCTCCCCGGCGCTCCCGCAGTTCCAGGGGGATGA